In Gemmata obscuriglobus, a single genomic region encodes these proteins:
- a CDS encoding serine/threonine-protein kinase — protein sequence MSTLPDDSPPDQTTRISNPPPWAHGGGAAVPPRVGDFEIVSKLGQGAFGQVFLAHQVSLGRHVALKVTDREMAGRSEGQLLAGLEHDHIVKVFSAFADPDTGLAGLCLQYVPGADLGVLIRHLYEGGRQPQSGAELLAALDRLRRGDPGFDPAALRDREALGADEFPQAVCRLGARLAEALAFAHARGVLHCDIKPGNILITPYGRPMLADFNVAFDRTRHRDGVRYGGTLAYMAPEYYAAMAGLPGGAADERCDVYSLGVVLYELATGRRPPRLAPPPESPEPGGPDALDRVPRELAAVIRRTLRPDPADRYSSAAELAAALGAAGRLMAARRELPAPTPLDRRVGARPALALALAGILPHAAASVVQIGYNLVEVNLSAAQGMVFERLLWAYNLVVYPTCGGIGLWLFWRITRKLPVVGALSGPQLDALRGEVRRIGARSAVLGAVGWLPGALVFPVAIDVLAGPLGWQTYAHYFVSFALAGLIGCVFSYLCITYVVFRALYPHLGNPDAFAPAAARAEVQPLTAPLGALMTLACAVPLVGAVLLLTLADGVLTLGFRVLTVGLIGAGVAGVGIAERIVRRTRRLAAVWLTGPA from the coding sequence ATGAGCACGCTCCCCGACGACTCACCGCCGGACCAGACCACCCGGATTTCCAATCCGCCCCCCTGGGCGCACGGGGGCGGCGCGGCCGTCCCGCCCCGCGTCGGTGACTTCGAGATCGTCTCGAAGTTGGGGCAGGGGGCGTTCGGGCAGGTGTTCCTGGCGCACCAGGTGTCGCTCGGGCGGCACGTCGCGCTCAAGGTGACCGACCGCGAGATGGCCGGGCGCAGCGAGGGGCAGTTGCTCGCCGGCCTCGAGCACGACCACATCGTGAAGGTGTTCTCGGCGTTCGCGGACCCCGACACCGGGTTGGCCGGGTTGTGCCTCCAGTACGTGCCCGGGGCGGACCTCGGGGTGCTGATCCGCCACCTGTACGAGGGCGGCCGCCAGCCGCAGTCCGGGGCCGAGTTGCTGGCCGCGCTCGACCGGCTGCGGCGCGGCGACCCGGGGTTCGACCCGGCCGCGCTGCGGGACCGCGAGGCGCTCGGGGCGGACGAGTTCCCGCAGGCCGTGTGCCGGCTTGGGGCGCGGCTGGCCGAGGCGCTCGCGTTCGCGCACGCCCGCGGCGTGCTGCACTGCGACATCAAGCCGGGGAACATCCTGATCACGCCCTACGGGCGGCCGATGCTGGCGGACTTCAACGTGGCGTTCGACCGCACCCGGCACCGGGACGGGGTGCGGTACGGGGGCACGTTGGCGTACATGGCGCCCGAGTACTACGCCGCGATGGCCGGGCTGCCCGGCGGCGCGGCCGACGAGCGGTGCGACGTGTACTCGCTCGGGGTGGTGCTGTACGAACTGGCCACCGGCCGCCGACCGCCCCGGCTGGCGCCGCCGCCGGAGTCCCCGGAGCCGGGCGGCCCGGACGCGCTCGACCGGGTGCCCCGCGAACTGGCCGCGGTGATCCGCCGCACGCTCCGCCCGGACCCGGCAGACCGGTATTCGTCTGCGGCCGAGCTGGCGGCGGCGCTGGGCGCGGCGGGGCGGCTCATGGCCGCCCGGCGGGAGCTGCCGGCGCCCACGCCGCTGGACCGGCGGGTGGGCGCGCGGCCGGCCCTGGCGCTGGCGCTGGCGGGCATCCTCCCGCACGCCGCCGCGTCGGTGGTGCAGATCGGGTACAACCTCGTCGAGGTGAACCTGAGCGCGGCGCAGGGCATGGTGTTCGAGCGGCTGCTGTGGGCGTACAACCTGGTCGTGTACCCGACGTGCGGGGGCATCGGGCTGTGGCTGTTCTGGCGCATCACCCGCAAGCTCCCGGTGGTCGGGGCGCTGAGCGGCCCCCAACTGGACGCGCTGCGCGGCGAGGTGCGGCGGATCGGCGCTCGGTCGGCGGTGCTGGGTGCGGTGGGCTGGCTGCCGGGCGCGCTGGTGTTCCCGGTCGCCATCGACGTGCTGGCCGGGCCGCTCGGGTGGCAGACCTACGCGCACTACTTCGTGTCGTTCGCGCTGGCCGGGCTGATCGGGTGCGTGTTCAGTTACCTGTGCATCACCTACGTGGTGTTCCGCGCGCTGTACCCGCACCTGGGGAACCCGGACGCGTTCGCCCCGGCGGCGGCGCGGGCGGAGGTGCAACCGCTGACGGCCCCGCTCGGCGCGCTCATGACGCTCGCGTGCGCGGTCCCGCTGGTGGGGGCGGTGTTGCTGCTGACGCTGGCCGACGGGGTCCTCACGCTCGGGTTCCGGGTGCTCACGGTGGGGCTCATCGGGGCCGGGGTCGCGGGGGTCGGGATCGCCGAGCGGATCGTCCGCCGGACCCGCCGGCTCGCGGCCGTCTGGCTGACCGGTCCGGCGTGA
- the asnS gene encoding asparagine--tRNA ligase encodes MDKISVSDARRAEAVGRHVRLQGWVRTRRDSKGGFSFIELNDGSCQGNVQVVAPGELANYESVVKHLHTGASVRIDGEVKASPAKGQATEVLAASVELIGDADVNTYPLQKKGHSFEFLRGIAHLRPRTNTLGAVARVRHQVSISIHQFFHERGFYYVHTPVITASDCEGAGAMFRVSTIDPEAPPKAEGKVDYKQDFFGKPAYLTVSGQLQGEAFACALGKIYTFGPTFRAENSNTPRHLAEFWMIEPEMAFYDLTDNMDLAEAFLKRIISDAMTYCLEDLKFFAEKLENNKGLFEKLENVLNNGFKRVSYTEGVDILLKSGKTWEYPVAWGVDLQSEHERYLAEQHFKCPVILYDYPRTLKPFYMKVNDDGKTVRAMDVLVPGVGEIIGGSQREERLDVLESRMREQGLPPEGYEWYLDLRRYGTVPHSGFGLGLERTILFLSGMANIRDVIPFPRTPGNAEY; translated from the coding sequence GTGGACAAGATCAGCGTTTCCGACGCCCGCCGGGCCGAAGCGGTCGGCCGGCACGTCCGGCTTCAGGGCTGGGTGCGCACCCGGCGCGACTCGAAGGGCGGGTTCAGCTTCATCGAACTGAACGACGGCTCGTGCCAGGGCAACGTGCAGGTGGTGGCCCCCGGCGAACTCGCCAACTACGAGTCTGTGGTGAAGCACCTCCACACCGGGGCCAGCGTGCGCATCGACGGCGAGGTGAAGGCGTCGCCCGCCAAGGGGCAGGCCACGGAGGTGCTCGCGGCGAGCGTGGAGCTGATCGGCGACGCCGATGTCAACACCTACCCGCTCCAGAAGAAGGGGCACAGTTTCGAGTTTCTGCGGGGCATCGCGCACCTGCGGCCCCGCACCAACACGCTCGGGGCCGTCGCCCGCGTGCGGCACCAGGTGTCGATCTCGATCCACCAGTTCTTCCACGAGCGCGGGTTCTACTACGTCCACACGCCGGTCATCACCGCCAGCGACTGCGAGGGCGCCGGCGCGATGTTCCGCGTCAGCACCATCGACCCCGAGGCGCCGCCGAAGGCCGAAGGGAAGGTGGACTACAAGCAGGACTTCTTCGGCAAGCCGGCGTACCTGACGGTGAGCGGGCAACTTCAGGGCGAGGCGTTCGCGTGCGCGCTGGGGAAGATCTACACCTTCGGCCCCACCTTCCGGGCGGAGAACTCGAACACCCCGCGGCACCTCGCCGAGTTCTGGATGATCGAGCCCGAGATGGCCTTCTACGACCTCACCGACAACATGGACCTCGCGGAGGCGTTCCTGAAGCGGATCATCTCCGACGCCATGACGTACTGCCTTGAAGACCTCAAGTTCTTCGCGGAGAAGTTGGAGAACAACAAGGGGCTGTTCGAGAAGCTGGAGAACGTGCTCAACAACGGGTTCAAGCGGGTGTCGTACACGGAGGGCGTGGACATCCTGCTGAAGAGCGGCAAGACGTGGGAGTACCCGGTGGCGTGGGGCGTGGACCTCCAGAGCGAGCACGAGCGCTACTTGGCCGAGCAGCACTTCAAGTGCCCGGTGATCCTGTACGACTACCCGCGCACGCTGAAGCCGTTCTACATGAAGGTGAACGACGACGGGAAGACCGTGCGCGCGATGGACGTGCTGGTGCCCGGGGTGGGGGAGATCATCGGCGGCAGCCAGCGCGAGGAGCGCCTGGACGTGCTCGAATCGCGGATGCGGGAGCAGGGGCTGCCGCCGGAGGGATACGAGTGGTATCTGGACCTGCGCCGCTACGGCACGGTTCCCCACTCGGGGTTCGGGCTGGGGCTCGAGCGCACGATCCTGTTCCTGAGCGGGATGGCGAACATCCGCGACGTGATCCCGTTCCCACGCACCCCCGGCAACGCGGAGTATTAA
- a CDS encoding RNA polymerase sigma factor: protein MSQSVLTAAVTRVRRAARADSADGELVTRFGATGDPDAFAELVRRHGPMVSAVCRRVTRHRHDAEDAFQAAFLVLARKAGELDPPGAVGGWLFGVAVNTARAARRRSARRYARESLTAAPPEAGGCEPEPDFDTRAAVAEAVAELPERYRALVVACDLRGEPQAVVARRLGLPVGTVYSRLSSARRLLAERLRRRGVGAASGAAALGALAPDAAALPPISDCPSASVTELTEAIMAQGSTLKWKLAACVVLVGVTLGLGAEPFKPAAVPAPAPRPADESRLVLRFGGHVRFLKPDGTEVARVTAADAVKAGADMPTQSLSLGLSSSEGIRAVRSEEFGLCGRAAPDGRLPLETRKGLYLLTSGTPPVVAPVKAAKGDAALFASGEVPPIVAWSADGKRAVGCRLKHPLFSTPVYEHVLIDLAAGTTTALNLPKNHKVVDWSADGWFLTIGEERLGYLKGWSVTSQALCKVSANGRISEVLATYSFTGDWTQNGEWLNTAALSPDGTRVACLVNTTEPVGEKKEPLLGLKITAFDLAKKERVAVLHEERSKRVAGRSSNRLPYALNWAPDGSRLAFLCFSHDYQSDALASSGWHVGVVGADGTGAKTVFSSDFPGGKGMPTTAQLDWR, encoded by the coding sequence ATGTCGCAGAGCGTACTGACCGCGGCCGTCACCCGGGTGCGCCGGGCGGCTCGCGCCGATTCGGCCGACGGGGAGCTGGTCACCCGGTTCGGCGCCACCGGCGACCCAGACGCGTTCGCGGAGCTGGTGCGCCGGCACGGGCCGATGGTGTCGGCGGTGTGCCGGCGGGTCACCCGGCACCGGCACGACGCCGAGGACGCGTTCCAGGCCGCGTTCCTGGTGCTGGCCCGCAAGGCCGGCGAGCTGGACCCGCCGGGCGCGGTGGGCGGGTGGCTGTTCGGGGTGGCGGTGAACACCGCCCGGGCGGCCCGGCGGCGGTCCGCCCGGCGGTACGCCCGCGAGTCGCTGACGGCGGCCCCGCCCGAGGCCGGCGGGTGCGAGCCGGAGCCGGACTTCGACACCCGGGCCGCGGTGGCCGAGGCGGTGGCCGAGTTGCCCGAGCGGTACCGCGCCCTGGTGGTCGCGTGCGACCTGCGGGGCGAGCCCCAGGCGGTGGTCGCGCGGCGGCTCGGGCTGCCGGTGGGGACCGTGTACAGCCGGCTCTCGAGCGCCCGCCGGTTGCTCGCCGAGCGGCTCCGGCGCCGGGGCGTCGGGGCCGCGTCGGGTGCGGCGGCGCTGGGCGCGCTGGCGCCCGACGCGGCGGCACTCCCACCGATCTCCGATTGCCCGTCCGCGAGCGTCACGGAACTGACGGAGGCGATCATGGCACAAGGGTCTACGCTGAAGTGGAAGCTGGCCGCGTGTGTGGTGCTGGTGGGCGTCACACTCGGCCTGGGCGCGGAGCCGTTCAAGCCGGCCGCCGTGCCCGCACCGGCCCCGCGGCCGGCGGACGAGTCGCGGCTGGTGCTGCGGTTCGGCGGGCACGTCCGGTTCCTGAAGCCGGACGGCACCGAGGTGGCGCGGGTCACCGCGGCGGACGCGGTGAAGGCCGGAGCGGACATGCCGACGCAGTCGCTCTCGCTCGGCCTTTCATCGAGCGAGGGGATCCGCGCCGTGCGGTCCGAGGAGTTCGGTCTGTGCGGCCGGGCCGCCCCGGATGGGCGGCTCCCGCTCGAAACCCGTAAGGGGCTGTACCTACTCACCTCGGGCACGCCGCCGGTCGTTGCTCCGGTGAAGGCGGCAAAAGGTGACGCGGCGCTGTTTGCATCGGGCGAGGTGCCGCCCATCGTTGCCTGGTCGGCGGACGGCAAACGGGCCGTCGGTTGCCGGCTCAAGCACCCTCTGTTCTCGACGCCCGTGTACGAGCACGTGCTGATCGATCTGGCCGCGGGGACAACGACCGCGCTGAACCTGCCGAAGAACCATAAGGTCGTGGACTGGTCCGCGGACGGATGGTTCCTCACCATCGGCGAGGAGCGCTTGGGGTACCTGAAAGGTTGGTCGGTGACATCGCAGGCGCTGTGCAAGGTGTCGGCGAACGGCCGGATCAGCGAGGTTCTGGCCACTTACTCGTTCACAGGGGATTGGACGCAAAACGGAGAATGGCTCAACACCGCGGCCCTGTCGCCGGACGGCACGCGCGTGGCGTGCCTCGTGAACACCACGGAACCGGTGGGCGAGAAGAAAGAGCCACTTCTGGGCCTGAAAATTACGGCGTTTGATCTCGCTAAAAAAGAACGGGTTGCGGTCCTTCACGAAGAGCGGAGCAAACGGGTCGCGGGGAGGAGCAGCAATCGACTTCCCTACGCCCTGAACTGGGCGCCGGACGGCTCCCGCCTCGCATTCCTTTGCTTCTCACACGACTACCAGTCCGATGCGCTGGCATCGTCCGGCTGGCACGTCGGTGTGGTCGGTGCGGACGGGACAGGAGCGAAGACCGTCTTCAGCTCCGACTTTCCAGGCGGAAAGGGGATGCCCACCACCGCCCAACTCGACTGGCGGTAA
- the priA gene encoding replication restart helicase PriA, with amino-acid sequence MNTLTPDAAERPAMTAHDTLFDIEDERDKPNEPRAVRATRTPGGLFADVVFDRPLDHAYTYAVPAELVAKIGVGKRVEVPFGKGGKATAGFCVRVTDDEPTSGYEIKTVTRVLDDDAIVDEHLMKLTRWMADYYLCGWGQVLHAVVPAGVRDNAGTRMASFVEPVPRESLPNPLPTVTPQQKAALDKLKKENRPLEILQLARLAKCTAGVVSGLIKKGLVRKFSERIETEASGAHESAESENAQGTDEARKEIELNADQLRVWKPIGEALAAGGYHPFLLHGVTGSGKTEVYLRAIEEVVKQGKEVVVLVPEISLTPQTISRFQGRCGNLAVMHSHLTDAERGGYWRRIATGHIHVVVGARSAVFAPTRKLGLIIIDEEHENSFKQESTPRYHARDVAVMRARLEGIPILMGSATPSLESWANAEKGNYTVLSMPNRVASRPMPAVKVVDLRHEPKAPGKPGAIGPTLEAAMRQTLKDKGQIILLLNRRGFSTHVHCEACGYVAQCANCDLAMTFHRTKNSLMCHYCGFETAPFQKCPTCAQPSMRYQGLGTEKLQVEIEEKFPGSVCQRMDSDTMSKPGSHQRVLDAFRDGLIQILVGTQMIAKGLDFPNVTLVGVVNADVGLHLPDFRSAERTFQLLAQVAGRAGRGTRGGQVLVQTFTPEHPCITLASHHNYNEFAKMELVHRKLHKYPPYERMARMIVRSEKEEAAAAFADVLATAFKEAIRRAMSTGRPSPEAPVRLLGPAECPVFRLNNFYRFHFQLQSDSSAVLHEVLRNVLALAKPPHGVEFQVDIDPYSML; translated from the coding sequence ATGAACACACTCACGCCCGACGCCGCGGAGCGACCGGCCATGACGGCCCACGACACCCTGTTCGACATCGAAGACGAGCGGGACAAGCCGAACGAGCCCCGCGCGGTACGCGCCACCCGCACGCCCGGCGGGCTGTTCGCGGACGTCGTGTTCGACCGCCCGCTCGACCACGCCTACACCTACGCCGTGCCCGCCGAGTTGGTGGCCAAGATCGGCGTCGGGAAGCGGGTCGAGGTGCCTTTCGGCAAGGGCGGGAAGGCCACCGCCGGGTTCTGCGTCCGCGTCACCGACGACGAGCCCACCTCCGGCTACGAGATCAAAACCGTCACCCGCGTGCTCGACGACGACGCGATCGTTGACGAGCACCTCATGAAGCTCACCCGCTGGATGGCGGACTACTACCTGTGCGGGTGGGGCCAGGTGCTGCACGCGGTCGTCCCCGCCGGGGTGCGCGACAACGCCGGCACGCGGATGGCGTCGTTCGTGGAGCCGGTCCCGCGCGAGAGCCTGCCCAACCCGCTGCCCACCGTCACGCCGCAGCAGAAGGCGGCGCTCGACAAGCTCAAGAAGGAGAACCGCCCGCTCGAGATCCTCCAGCTCGCGCGGCTGGCGAAGTGTACCGCCGGGGTGGTGTCGGGGCTCATCAAGAAGGGGCTGGTGCGCAAGTTCAGCGAGCGCATCGAGACCGAGGCGAGCGGGGCGCACGAGTCCGCCGAAAGCGAGAACGCGCAGGGGACTGATGAGGCGCGCAAGGAGATCGAGCTCAACGCGGACCAGCTCCGCGTCTGGAAGCCGATCGGCGAGGCGCTCGCCGCCGGCGGCTACCACCCGTTCCTGCTGCACGGCGTGACCGGGAGCGGCAAAACGGAGGTGTACCTGCGGGCCATCGAGGAGGTGGTGAAGCAGGGTAAAGAGGTCGTCGTTCTGGTGCCCGAGATCTCGCTCACGCCGCAAACCATTTCGCGGTTCCAGGGGCGGTGCGGGAACCTCGCGGTGATGCACAGCCACCTGACCGACGCCGAGCGCGGCGGGTACTGGCGCCGCATCGCCACCGGGCACATCCACGTGGTGGTCGGCGCCCGCAGCGCCGTGTTCGCCCCCACGCGCAAGCTCGGGCTCATCATCATCGACGAGGAGCACGAGAACAGCTTCAAGCAGGAATCGACCCCGCGGTACCACGCCCGCGACGTGGCGGTGATGCGGGCGCGTCTGGAGGGCATCCCCATCCTTATGGGCTCGGCGACGCCGAGCCTCGAGAGCTGGGCCAACGCGGAGAAGGGCAACTACACGGTTTTGAGCATGCCGAACCGCGTAGCGAGCCGACCGATGCCCGCGGTGAAGGTCGTGGACCTGCGGCACGAGCCGAAGGCGCCCGGCAAGCCCGGGGCCATCGGCCCGACGCTCGAGGCCGCGATGCGCCAGACCCTCAAGGACAAGGGGCAGATCATCCTGCTGCTGAACCGCCGCGGGTTCAGCACGCACGTCCACTGCGAGGCGTGCGGGTACGTGGCGCAGTGCGCCAACTGCGACCTCGCGATGACGTTCCACCGCACGAAGAACTCGCTGATGTGCCACTACTGCGGGTTCGAGACGGCGCCGTTCCAGAAGTGCCCGACGTGCGCGCAGCCCTCGATGCGCTACCAGGGGCTCGGGACGGAGAAGCTGCAAGTCGAGATCGAGGAGAAGTTCCCGGGGAGCGTGTGCCAGCGGATGGACTCCGACACGATGTCCAAGCCCGGGAGCCACCAGCGGGTGCTGGACGCGTTCCGCGACGGGCTGATCCAGATCCTCGTCGGCACGCAGATGATCGCGAAGGGGCTCGACTTCCCGAACGTGACGCTCGTGGGCGTGGTGAACGCGGACGTGGGGCTGCACCTGCCCGACTTCCGCAGCGCCGAGCGGACGTTCCAGTTGCTCGCCCAGGTGGCGGGCCGGGCGGGGCGCGGGACGCGCGGCGGGCAGGTGCTGGTGCAGACGTTCACGCCCGAGCACCCGTGCATCACGCTGGCGTCGCACCACAACTACAACGAGTTCGCGAAGATGGAACTCGTCCACCGGAAGCTGCACAAGTACCCGCCCTACGAGCGGATGGCGCGGATGATCGTGCGGAGCGAGAAGGAAGAGGCCGCGGCGGCGTTCGCGGACGTGCTCGCGACGGCGTTCAAGGAGGCGATCCGGCGGGCAATGAGCACCGGCCGCCCGTCGCCCGAGGCCCCGGTACGCTTGCTGGGGCCGGCGGAGTGCCCGGTGTTCCGGCTGAACAACTTCTACCGGTTCCACTTCCAGTTGCAGTCGGACAGCAGCGCGGTGCTGCACGAGGTGCTGCGGAACGTGCTGGCGCTGGCGAAGCCGCCGCACGGGGTCGAGTTCCAGGTGGACATCGACCCGTACAGCATGCTGTAA
- a CDS encoding IS4 family transposase, with the protein MSTTQPARSASEWGVFQQLLARDVIDALAPPPARAVYTPWVVLWLLVYQRLHGNGSLGDAVSHFLTQFPSAAEQPSGATGGYRHARTRLPNAVVATAGRRVFDTLVAAYPPSWRGRRVFMMDGTTLRLAPTDALRGAFTPASNQHGRSHWPVMHLVVAHELASGLAAPPQHGAMYGPGAVGAVQLGLRLMPDLPPGSVILGDRNFGVFGLAHGAVAGGHDAVLRLTQSRFQALVKKAQPAGDGRWALTWHPSVADRKGNPDLRADAVLTGWLHEVPIGGDQPLWLFATVDGTGAEWGGLYRRRLDVETDIRDVRRTLALDQTRGRTVPMVEKELGAALLAYNLATQVRRVAAAARGVEPRRVSFAGVWSLVRAMVPMLRPEPADGHWETWFERLVKAAGQRLVPAREPGRQYPCELIPKRRGYPERKRPNKQAS; encoded by the coding sequence ATGAGTACCACACAACCGGCCCGGTCGGCGTCGGAATGGGGCGTGTTCCAACAGTTGCTGGCTCGGGACGTGATCGATGCGCTGGCCCCGCCACCGGCCCGAGCGGTGTACACCCCGTGGGTGGTGCTGTGGCTGCTGGTGTACCAGCGGCTCCACGGGAACGGCTCGCTGGGTGATGCGGTGAGCCACTTCCTCACCCAGTTCCCGAGCGCCGCCGAACAGCCGTCGGGGGCCACCGGGGGGTACCGCCACGCTCGCACTCGGCTCCCCAATGCGGTGGTCGCCACCGCCGGGCGCCGGGTGTTCGACACCCTGGTGGCCGCATACCCCCCGTCGTGGCGCGGGCGCCGGGTGTTCATGATGGACGGCACCACCCTGCGGTTGGCCCCGACCGACGCGCTGCGGGGCGCGTTCACCCCGGCGTCTAACCAGCACGGCCGGTCCCATTGGCCGGTGATGCATCTGGTGGTGGCCCACGAGTTGGCCAGCGGGTTGGCCGCGCCCCCGCAGCACGGAGCCATGTACGGGCCGGGGGCGGTGGGCGCGGTGCAACTGGGGCTTCGGTTGATGCCCGATCTGCCACCCGGTTCGGTGATCCTTGGGGACCGCAACTTCGGGGTGTTCGGGTTGGCCCACGGGGCGGTGGCGGGTGGACACGACGCGGTGCTGCGGCTCACCCAGAGCCGATTCCAGGCGCTGGTGAAGAAGGCTCAACCCGCCGGGGACGGGCGGTGGGCGCTCACGTGGCACCCGAGCGTGGCGGATCGCAAGGGGAATCCGGACCTGCGTGCCGACGCGGTGCTCACCGGCTGGTTGCACGAGGTGCCGATCGGGGGCGACCAGCCGCTGTGGTTGTTCGCCACGGTGGACGGCACCGGGGCCGAGTGGGGGGGGCTCTACCGGCGCCGGTTGGACGTAGAGACGGACATCCGGGATGTGAGGCGCACGCTCGCGCTGGACCAGACCCGCGGGCGCACGGTGCCGATGGTGGAGAAGGAGTTGGGAGCGGCGCTGCTGGCGTACAACCTGGCCACCCAGGTGCGCCGGGTGGCGGCGGCCGCGCGTGGGGTGGAACCGCGACGAGTCAGTTTCGCCGGGGTGTGGAGCTTGGTACGGGCGATGGTCCCGATGCTCCGACCGGAACCCGCGGACGGGCACTGGGAGACCTGGTTCGAGCGGCTCGTTAAGGCCGCCGGGCAGCGGCTGGTGCCCGCCCGCGAGCCCGGACGTCAGTACCCATGCGAACTCATACCCAAAAGGCGGGGATACCCCGAACGGAAACGACCAAATAAGCAGGCGAGTTAG